One Pan paniscus chromosome 16, NHGRI_mPanPan1-v2.0_pri, whole genome shotgun sequence DNA segment encodes these proteins:
- the LOC117976013 gene encoding inositol hexakisphosphate and diphosphoinositol-pentakisphosphate kinase 1-like codes for MWSLTASEGESTMAHFFLGAGDEGLGTRGIGMRPEESDSELLEDEEDEVPPEPQIIVGICAMTKKSKSKPMTQILERLCRFDYLTVIILGEDVILNEPVENWPSCHCLISFHSKGFPLDKAVAYSKLRNPFLINDLAMQYYIQDRREVYRILQEEGIDLPRYAVLNRDPARPEECNLIEGEDQVEVNGAVFPKPFVEKPVSAEDHNVYIYYPSSAGGGSQRLFRKIGSRSSVYSPESSVRKTGSYIYEEFMPTDGTDVKVYTVGPDYAHAEARKSPALDGKVERDSEGKEIRYPVMLTAMEKLVARKVCVAFKQTVCGFDLLRANGHSFVCDVNGFSFVKNSMKYYDDCAKILGNTIMRELAPQFQIPWSIPTEAEDIPIVPTTSGTMMELRCVIAIIRHGDRTPKQKMKMEVKHPRFFALFEKHGGYKTGKLKLKRPEQLQEVLDITRLLLAELEKEPGGEIEEKTGKLEQLKSVLEMYGHFSGINRKVQLTYYPHGVKASNEGQDPQRETLAPSLLLVLKWGGELTPAGRVQAEELGRAFRCMYPGGQGDYAGFPGCGLLRLHSTFRHDLKIYASDEGRVQMTAAAFAKGLLALEGELTPILVQMVKSANMNGLLDSDGDSLSSCQHRVKARLHHILQQDAPFGPEDYDQLAPTRSTSLLNSMTIIQNPVKVCDQVFALIENLTHQIRERMQDPRSVDLQLYHSETLELMLQRWSKLERDF; via the exons ATGTGGTCATTGACGGCCAGTGAGGGCGAGAGTACCATGGCCCACTTCTTCCTTGGAGCTGGAGATGAGGGGCTGGGCACCCGTGGAATAGGCAtgaggccagaagagagtgacaGCGAGCTCCTTGAGGATGAGGAGGATGAAGTG CCTCCTGAACCTCAGATCATTGTTGGCATCTGTGCCATGACCAAGAAATCCAAGTCCAAGCCAATGACTCAAATCCTAGAGCGACTCTGCAGATTTGACTACCTGACTGTTATCATTCTGGGAGAAGATGTAATCCTTAATGAACCTGTGGAAAACTGGCCATCCTGCCACTGCCTCATCTCTTTCCACTCCAAAG GCTTTCCTCTGGACAAAGCTGTTGCTTACTCCAAGCTTCGAAACCCCTTTCTTATCAATGATCTGGCCATGCAGTATTACATCCAAGATAG GAGGGAGGTGTACCGGATCCTGCAGGAAGAGGGTATTGATCTGCCTCGATATGCTGTGCTCAACCGTGATCCTGCCCGGCCTGAGG AATGCAACCTGATAGAAGGTGAAGACCAAGTAGAGGTCAATGGAGCTGTCTTTCCCAAGCCCTTTGTGGAGAAGCCAGTGAGTGCAGAAGACCACAATGTTTACATCTACTACCCCAGCTCAGCTGGAGGAGGAAGCCAGCGTCTCTTTCGTAAG aTTGGCAGCCGAAGCAGTGTTTACTCACCTGAGAGCAGCGTCCGAAAGACGGGGTCGTACATCTATGAGGAGTTTATGCCAACAGATGGCACAGATGTCAAG GTGTATACAGTGGGGCCAGATTATGCCCATGCTGAAGCTAGAAAATCTCCAGCTTTGGATGGGAAGGTTGAACGAGACAGTGAGGGGAAAGAGATTCGATATCCAGTCATGCTGACTGCCATGGAAAAGCTGGTGGCCAGGAAAGTCTGCGTAGCTTTCAAG CAAACAGTTTGTGGATTTGACCTTCTTCGTGCCAATGGTCATTCCTTTGTGTGTGATGTCAATGGCTTTAGTTTTGTCAAGAACTCGATGAAATACTACGATGACTGTGCCAAGATTCTGGG GAACACCATAATGCGGGAGCTTGCCCCACAGTTCCAGATTCCATGGTCCATCCCCACGGAGGCTGAGGACATTCCCATTGTTCCCACCACATCTGGCACTAt GATGGAACTTCGTTGTGTCATTGCAATTATTCGTCATGGGGATCGTACTCCCAAGCAGAAGATGAAGATGGAAGTGAAACACCCAAG GTTTTTTGCTCTGTTTGAAAAACATGGTGGCTACAAGACAGGAAAATTAAAACTCAAGCGACCTGAGCAGCTCCAG GAGGTGCTGGATATCACAAGGCTGTTGTTGGCTGAACTGGAGAAAGAACCAGGTGGTGAGATCGAGGAGAAGACTGGAAAACTAGAGCAGCTGAAGTCTGTATTGGAGAT GTATGGTCACTTCTCAGGTATAAACCGGAAGGTACAATTGACTTACTACCCTCATGGAGTAAAAGCTTCTAATGAGGGGCAAG ATCCACAGAGGGAAACTCTGGCCCCATCTCTGTTGCTGGTACTGAAGTGGGGTGGAGAACTGACTCCTGCTGGCCGTGTTCAGGCTGAGGAGCTGGGGCGAGCTTTTCGCTGCATGTACCCTGGAGGACAGG GTGACTATGCTGGCTTCCCTGGTTGTGGGCTGCTTCGTCTCCATAGCACTTTCCGCCACGATCTCAAGATCTATGCCTCTGATGAGGGTCGTGTTCAGATGACTGCTGCTGCCTTCGCCAAG GGCCTTCTGGCTCTAGAAGGGGAGCTGACACCCATTTTGGTGCAAATGGTGAAGAGTGCCAACATGAATGGGCTACTGGACAGCGATGGGGATTCTTTGAGCAGCTGCCAGCACCGGGTGAAGGCTCGGCTGCACCATATTCTACAGCAGGATGCGCCCTTTGGCCCTGAGGACTACGATCAG CTGGCTCCCACCAGAAGTACTTCCCTGCTCAACTCCATGACTATCATCCAGAATCCTGTGAAGGTCTGTGATCAGGTATTTGCCCTGATCGAAAACCTCACCCACCAGATCCGGGAACGAATGCAGGACCCCAGGTCTGTAG ACCTGCAGCTCTACCACAGTGAGACACTAGAGCTAATGCTACAGCGTTGGAGCAAGCTGGAGCGTGACTTTTGA